The genomic interval CTTCGCCATCTAAAAGGACGCCGGCATTATTAATGAGGACGTCGACCGACTTTATTTGGGCCACAGCTTGAATGATACTCTGCTCTTGAGTGACGTCGACGTCTTGAATTTTGAGTTGAGATGGATACTGGTTTTGGAGATTTTCAAGATCCGTAGATTTGCTAGGGTTTCGAACCCAAGCGATTACATTTTTCTTAAGGGCGAGAAGTTGGCGCGTGTATTCCAAACCAATTCCACGTCCGGCTCCGGTGATTAAAAAAGTCATAGTTGGCCTCCATGACCGTGGAAGCTACGTTAAACTGACATCAAGTAAAAGAAGCACTCCGTCAAAGAGGAGTGCCTTTGGGGTTTTGCAAGCCGTCGGTAGGGAGAGGGATAAATTCTTGATCATCTCCGGGAATGGAGGGAAATCGTTCACTATTGCCAGGTCCAAGGCTCCATTGCTGTTGAGCTTCAGCTAATCTCTGCTCGGAGCTGGAAACGAGATTCCAGTAAATAAATCGCGGCCCGACGGTAGCGCCACCAAGGAACAAAACCCTCGCGTCGGAAGTCGCTTCGATTTCAATATCTTCAGTGGATTCACCGACAGCCAGCGAATTTTTCTCTACGATTTGTCCATTCATTTTTAAACTTCCTTGGATCACGTAAACCGCGCCTTCACGATTCTCGGTGGGGAAAGTGAATTTGATGTCTTTGTTGATCGTAGAGTCGATATAGAAAAGATCGGAGTGAACTTTTACAGGACTCTCATGACCGAGAGCTTTGCCTAACAATAATTTATAAACAACTCCCTGTTTCTCAAATTCAGGAAGAGTGTCGGCCGGGTGGTGAGCAAAGGTGGGCTCGGTTTCCTCGTGCTCTTGAGGAAGAGCCACCCAACACTGAATTCCTTCAATGCGGGATCCACTTTGACGAAGCTCCGTCGGAGTTCTCTCCGAGTGCACAATACCTCGACCGGCCGTCATCCAGTTGATCGCTCCAGGTTCAATCACTTGTAATGACCCGAGACTATCTCGGTGCTCAATCATTCCTTCGAAGAGATAAGTCACTGTGGCTAAACCGATGTGAGGATGGGGACGCACATCCATCCCGTGACCGGGAGGAAGCTGCGCGGGCCCCATATGATCAAAAAAAAATAAACGGACCCACCATGCGATGAGAATGATAGGGAAGGAGGCGTCTTACGGAAAACCCGCCGAGGTCTCTATCTCGAGCCGTGATAATCATTTTTATCCTGCTGTTGCGAAGTTACACTTCAGATTGTTCATGTGGTCTTGAGGCTGACCATTGACAGAAACCCAAGATTCGTTAGAGCCCTCTTGAATGTAAATCGAGATGTCGACAGTTTTTCCAGAAGTGGTGATCGCGGTGACCCCGTAGCCTTCGTAGTTCTCGGTGTATCCAGCACTGGTAACGGTGGCATTTTCGATCACTTTGCTTCCATTCCAGACGTAAGCGACAGAGAGCGTGACGACGGGTTGATTGCCTTTGTATTTTGTCGAAAGAGTCACTACCGGTCTTTTGACCATGCCCTGCTGGTTGTAGGCGCAAGAAATGCGGTTAAATCCATTCAACTGGGCGGAAGCTCCTTGGGCGAGCAGTAAAGAAAAAAGAATCAAAGCCATCTTCATAAAATCTCCTTTGTGTTGGTTGGGCACTTATAGGCAGAGCCTTGCGAAAAGACAATGTCTCTGCGGTGTTGAGTTTGGTTTTGGAAAAATTGTTATGGGAAAATGACGGGCAAGGTCATTGTTGCTGAGTGGCGGTTTTGTCTTGAGAAGCGGTCTCTCGCCACTGAGGAAGATCCTGAAGGAGAAGTCGGGCCTGCTGTTTGAATTCGTCTAAGCTGGATGCTGGAACTGGATCCGCCGAAGGAAATTTTTTGCTCAACGGATCTATATATCTTCCATTCTGATAAAATTCGAAGTGCAAGTGTGGACCTGTCGACATCCCTGTGTTCCCAACGTAACCGATCACCTGTCCCTGCTGGACATGAGCTCCGGCACGAACTCCTTTTGCATAACCATTTAAGTGTTTGTAAGCGGTTTCGTAGGTGGCGTTGTGACGAACCTTGATCACATTTCCGCCGCCACCACTTCTTTGCGCAAATGTGACAGTGCCACTCGCCACCGAACGAACCGGTGTGCCGATGGGGGCTCCATAATCCACGCCGTTGTGCGCGCGAAAGACTTGCATGATGGGATGAAAGCGCTTTCGTTTAAAAGTAGAAGTAATGCGACCGTAACGAATGGGACTCTTTAAAAACATTTTGCGGAGACTTGCGCCTTCAGGAGTAAAGTATCCCATTTCTTTTCCGTTGGCGCGAAAGATCGCCGCTCGGTAAGGAGTTCCCGCGTTTTCATACTCTGCGGCGAGAATGGCGCCCCATCCGACGGGCATTCCGCGCACCACTTTTTCTTCGACGGTAATGCGCCACCGATCGTTGACTCTAACTTCCCGTGAGAAATCGATCTCCCAGCCAAAAATATCGGCCAGTTCGGAGATCAAATCGGGATCCATGTTGGCGCGAATCGCAGACTCCCACAAGCTTGACGTGACCGTCCCAGTAAAGGAAACAACTCGGAGATCTACTTTCTCTTCAATTTTTTCGGCCTTCCAAAAACCGGCTTCATCTTTTTTAACTAATAAACGTTCTGTGGCCGAATATCTAAACTCTATGGAGGAAATATCCTCGGGATTTTGAGGATCTTTAGTGATCTGATATCGAATGCCTGCTTTTAAATTCCCCAAATTTTGAATCGGTTTTGCCGCATCAACGATGGCTTGAATTGTGACCGGCGAAACATCCTGTTCGCGCAATTCGGTAAACAGAGTCGTGCGTGGCGGAATAACGTGAGGAAAAGCCTCTTCTAAGGGCACAATCGGAAGATCAACGACCTCTGGTGGGAGATTTTGTTGGACCACGGGCTCAGGGTGGGAATTATAGAAGTAGAAGCTGATGTATAAACCGCAAATAAGAAGTAACGGGAAAAATAAAAATTTAATATACGCTGTTATATTATGCATTAAGATTATTCTTCTAGAGACCGGTCGGGAAGTCCAGGAGAATTGTCATCGAGAAATACCGTCGCGCAACGCTATGGCAAAACGCTTGAGTTTAGCAGGAGATCTCATAGTATTAATGTCACCGCAAAAGGGAGAGATCATGAAATCATTAGCGCAAATTATTTTTATTTT from Bdellovibrionales bacterium carries:
- a CDS encoding pirin family protein; the encoded protein is MGPAQLPPGHGMDVRPHPHIGLATVTYLFEGMIEHRDSLGSLQVIEPGAINWMTAGRGIVHSERTPTELRQSGSRIEGIQCWVALPQEHEETEPTFAHHPADTLPEFEKQGVVYKLLLGKALGHESPVKVHSDLFYIDSTINKDIKFTFPTENREGAVYVIQGSLKMNGQIVEKNSLAVGESTEDIEIEATSDARVLFLGGATVGPRFIYWNLVSSSEQRLAEAQQQWSLGPGNSERFPSIPGDDQEFIPLPTDGLQNPKGTPL
- a CDS encoding M23 family metallopeptidase, producing the protein MHNITAYIKFLFFPLLLICGLYISFYFYNSHPEPVVQQNLPPEVVDLPIVPLEEAFPHVIPPRTTLFTELREQDVSPVTIQAIVDAAKPIQNLGNLKAGIRYQITKDPQNPEDISSIEFRYSATERLLVKKDEAGFWKAEKIEEKVDLRVVSFTGTVTSSLWESAIRANMDPDLISELADIFGWEIDFSREVRVNDRWRITVEEKVVRGMPVGWGAILAAEYENAGTPYRAAIFRANGKEMGYFTPEGASLRKMFLKSPIRYGRITSTFKRKRFHPIMQVFRAHNGVDYGAPIGTPVRSVASGTVTFAQRSGGGGNVIKVRHNATYETAYKHLNGYAKGVRAGAHVQQGQVIGYVGNTGMSTGPHLHFEFYQNGRYIDPLSKKFPSADPVPASSLDEFKQQARLLLQDLPQWRETASQDKTATQQQ